The following coding sequences are from one Acidimicrobiales bacterium window:
- a CDS encoding homoserine dehydrogenase → MGQQETRPVRIGLLGCGNVGAALVGLVDVQRDAIAARTGLDLQIAKVVVRSVARERPVRLPDGVLTTDAAAVVDDPDIDLVVEVIGGIEPARELIINALKGGKPVVTANKELLANFGTELFAAADGCGLDLLFEAAVGGGIPIIRPLRESLAGDRIHRVLGIVNGTTNYILTRMSEGGVAYAEALAEAQSLGFAEADPTADVEGFDAAAKTAIIASIAFGARVVAGDVYREGISTVTRTDIGFAQRLGYEIKLLAVAERIVDLDHPTVAVRVHPAMVPVNHPLASVRESFNAVFVQGEAVGDLMLYGRGAGGSPTASAVLGDVVDAAHNLQKGTHATLGSFGRIAIRPIDDTRSPYYLNLEVADRPGVLRVIAEVFERHGVSIRSMEQEVLDGGGARIIFITHSAREADIQATLHDLRGLDPVNRVGSMLRVVASEDDR, encoded by the coding sequence GTGGGCCAACAGGAAACCCGACCCGTGCGCATCGGTCTGCTGGGGTGCGGCAACGTCGGTGCCGCGCTGGTGGGGCTCGTCGACGTGCAGCGCGATGCGATCGCCGCCCGCACCGGCCTCGACTTGCAGATCGCCAAGGTCGTCGTGCGCAGCGTGGCCCGCGAGCGACCCGTCCGCCTGCCCGACGGCGTGCTCACCACCGATGCCGCGGCGGTGGTCGACGACCCCGACATCGACCTCGTCGTCGAGGTGATCGGCGGCATCGAACCGGCCCGTGAGCTCATCATCAACGCGCTCAAGGGTGGCAAGCCGGTGGTCACGGCCAACAAGGAGCTGCTCGCCAACTTCGGGACCGAGCTGTTCGCGGCGGCCGACGGTTGCGGGCTCGACTTGTTGTTCGAGGCGGCGGTCGGCGGCGGCATCCCGATCATCCGCCCGCTGCGCGAGTCCCTGGCGGGTGACCGCATCCACCGGGTGCTCGGCATCGTCAACGGCACCACCAACTACATCCTCACCCGCATGTCCGAGGGCGGGGTGGCGTACGCGGAAGCGCTCGCCGAAGCGCAGTCGCTCGGGTTCGCCGAGGCCGACCCCACCGCCGACGTCGAGGGCTTCGACGCCGCTGCCAAGACGGCGATCATCGCCTCGATCGCGTTCGGCGCGCGGGTGGTCGCCGGCGACGTCTACCGCGAAGGCATCTCCACCGTCACCCGCACCGACATCGGGTTCGCGCAGCGCCTCGGCTACGAGATCAAGCTGCTCGCGGTGGCCGAGCGCATCGTCGACCTCGACCATCCCACCGTCGCCGTCCGGGTGCACCCGGCGATGGTGCCGGTGAACCACCCACTGGCGAGCGTCCGCGAGAGCTTCAACGCGGTGTTCGTCCAAGGCGAGGCCGTGGGCGACTTGATGCTGTACGGGCGCGGCGCGGGCGGTTCGCCGACCGCGTCGGCGGTGTTGGGCGACGTGGTCGATGCCGCGCACAACCTCCAAAAGGGCACGCACGCCACGCTCGGCTCCTTCGGCCGCATCGCCATCAGGCCGATCGACGACACCCGCTCGCCGTACTACTTGAACCTCGAAGTGGCCGACCGGCCCGGCGTCTTGCGGGTGATCGCCGAGGTGTTCGAGCGTCACGGCGTGTCGATCCGCTCGATGGAGCAGGAAGTGCTCGACGGCGGCGGCGCCCGCATCATCTTCATCACCCACTCGGCCCGCGAGGCCGACATCCAGGCCACGTTGCATGACCTGCGCGGCCTCGACCCGGTGAACCGCGTCGGGTCGATGTTGCGGGTGGTGGCCAGCGAGGACGACCGCTGA
- a CDS encoding arginine--tRNA ligase: protein MIRDDLVEQLRVALASAGVEPPDEIGMERPARREHGDWSSNVALATAKRGGRNPRELAQQVADALNAAPPPHVERVELAGPGFVNFHLRESWLHDVLTDVVTAGPDRYAAPDLGGGATVIVEFVSANPTGPVHAGHARGAAHGDSVARLLDRCGYAATREFYINDRGVQMQRFGESLAARKSGAEPPEDGYQGQYIVDWAADMPDGVDPAEWGEEHALADQRAVLDSFNVRFDVWFSEKSMVDAGAIDDTLRDLRDHGVVYEADGATWLRSSDYGDDKDRVLIKSDGEFTYLLPDIAYHRDKFSRAGRLINVWGADHHGYVARMRAAMQALGHDPASLDVEITQMVDLLQDGQPLKLSKRAGTVIELRDIVEIAGTDAARLTYLLQSIDSRQTVDMAVVVSQGMDNPVFYVQMAHARIHGILRRATEAGVARAPLAEVELAVLTHERELDVLRSLADLPDVVELACKERAPHKVTTWVRELAGAFHGFYHDCYVVGDDIPAEVTQARLWLVEAARVGFAIGLDLLGVSAPESL from the coding sequence GTGATCCGCGACGATCTGGTCGAGCAGCTGCGCGTGGCGCTCGCATCGGCAGGTGTCGAGCCGCCCGACGAGATCGGCATGGAGCGACCAGCCCGTCGTGAGCACGGTGACTGGTCGTCGAACGTCGCGCTGGCCACGGCTAAACGGGGCGGACGAAACCCCCGCGAGCTCGCCCAGCAAGTGGCCGACGCGCTGAACGCCGCGCCGCCGCCGCACGTCGAGCGCGTCGAGCTGGCCGGCCCCGGCTTCGTCAACTTCCACTTGCGTGAGTCGTGGCTCCACGACGTGCTCACCGATGTCGTCACCGCGGGTCCGGACCGCTACGCGGCGCCCGATCTGGGTGGTGGCGCGACGGTGATCGTCGAGTTCGTGAGCGCCAACCCCACCGGTCCGGTGCACGCAGGCCACGCCCGCGGCGCCGCCCACGGCGACTCGGTGGCCAGGCTCCTCGACCGGTGCGGGTATGCGGCGACGCGGGAGTTCTACATCAACGACCGCGGCGTCCAGATGCAGCGCTTCGGCGAGTCGCTGGCCGCCCGGAAGTCGGGCGCCGAACCGCCCGAGGACGGCTATCAGGGCCAGTACATCGTCGACTGGGCAGCCGACATGCCCGACGGGGTCGACCCCGCGGAGTGGGGCGAGGAGCACGCGCTCGCGGACCAGCGGGCGGTGCTCGACTCGTTCAACGTGCGCTTCGACGTGTGGTTCAGCGAGAAGTCGATGGTCGACGCCGGCGCGATCGACGACACGCTGCGCGACTTGCGAGACCACGGCGTGGTCTACGAAGCCGACGGTGCGACGTGGCTGCGGTCGTCGGACTACGGCGACGACAAGGACCGCGTGCTGATCAAGAGCGACGGCGAGTTCACGTACCTCCTGCCCGACATCGCGTACCACCGTGACAAGTTCTCCCGTGCCGGCCGGCTGATCAACGTGTGGGGCGCCGACCACCACGGCTACGTCGCCCGCATGCGCGCGGCGATGCAAGCGCTGGGCCACGACCCTGCCTCCCTCGATGTCGAGATCACGCAGATGGTCGACCTGCTCCAAGACGGGCAGCCGCTGAAGTTGTCGAAGCGCGCCGGCACGGTCATCGAGCTGCGCGACATCGTCGAGATCGCCGGGACCGACGCTGCTCGGCTCACGTACCTGTTGCAGTCGATCGACTCGCGCCAGACGGTCGACATGGCCGTGGTGGTCAGCCAAGGCATGGACAACCCGGTCTTCTACGTGCAGATGGCCCATGCCCGGATCCACGGCATCTTGCGCCGTGCGACGGAGGCCGGCGTGGCACGGGCGCCGCTGGCGGAAGTCGAGCTCGCCGTGCTCACCCACGAGCGTGAGCTCGACGTGTTGCGGTCGCTCGCCGACCTGCCCGACGTGGTGGAGCTCGCCTGCAAGGAGCGGGCACCTCACAAAGTGACGACCTGGGTGCGCGAGCTGGCCGGCGCGTTCCACGGCTTCTACCACGACTGCTATGTCGTCGGCGACGACATCCCGGCCGAGGTCACCCAAGCACGCTTGTGGCTGGTGGAGGCCGCGAGGGTCGGCTTCGCGATCGGGCTGGACCTCCTCGGGGTGTCCGCACCGGAGTCGTTGTGA
- the thrC gene encoding threonine synthase has translation MQYVSTRGAAPAVGFADVLLTGLAPDGGLYVPDAWPRLDQPGEGATYAEVATDVMWPFVDGAIGRDDFASMVVDAYATFHHRDVCPVAPLGDGLWLCELFHGPTLAFKDVALQLVGRLFDHELTRRGERATIVVATSGDTGSAAIEACRGRSSLDIVVLHPRGRVSDVQRRQMTTVDEPNVHNVAIEGTFDDCQDLVKALFADVAFRDKVRLSAMNSINWARVMAQTVYYVTSHRAVHGSGGMAPISFAVPTGNFGNVFAGWVARQMGLPIEQLVVASNTNDILTRWLDSGTMSLADVVPTLSPSMDIQVSSNLERLLFELAGRDGATVARQLEQFRAEGAVRLPDEAMAEVREVFRGVRLDDEATLAEIRSLHDRSGRFVDPHTAVGLGAARQVHTDPDVPMVVLATASAAKFPDAVEQATGERPELPSWLADLHDRPERVSVLDNDLDQVRSFVLDRVAG, from the coding sequence ATGCAGTACGTCTCCACCCGCGGCGCGGCCCCGGCCGTCGGGTTCGCCGACGTGCTGCTCACCGGGCTGGCGCCCGACGGCGGGCTGTACGTGCCCGATGCCTGGCCTCGCCTCGACCAGCCGGGTGAAGGCGCCACGTACGCCGAGGTCGCCACCGACGTGATGTGGCCGTTCGTCGACGGCGCGATCGGTCGCGACGACTTCGCATCGATGGTGGTCGACGCGTACGCCACGTTCCACCATCGCGACGTCTGCCCTGTCGCGCCCCTTGGGGACGGGCTGTGGCTGTGCGAGCTGTTCCACGGGCCCACGTTGGCGTTCAAGGACGTGGCGTTGCAGTTGGTCGGCCGCCTCTTCGACCACGAGCTCACCCGGCGGGGCGAGCGGGCCACGATCGTGGTCGCCACGTCAGGTGACACCGGGTCGGCCGCGATCGAGGCGTGCCGCGGCCGGTCGTCGCTCGACATCGTGGTGCTGCACCCTCGCGGCCGCGTCAGCGACGTGCAGCGGCGCCAGATGACCACGGTCGACGAGCCCAACGTCCACAACGTCGCCATCGAAGGCACGTTCGACGACTGCCAGGACCTCGTGAAGGCGTTGTTCGCCGATGTCGCCTTCCGCGACAAGGTCCGCCTGTCGGCCATGAACTCCATCAACTGGGCCCGGGTGATGGCGCAGACCGTGTACTACGTGACCAGTCACCGGGCGGTGCACGGGTCGGGTGGCATGGCGCCGATCTCGTTCGCCGTGCCGACGGGGAACTTCGGCAACGTGTTCGCCGGCTGGGTCGCTCGTCAGATGGGCCTGCCGATCGAACAGCTCGTGGTGGCGTCCAACACCAACGACATCCTCACCCGCTGGCTCGACAGCGGCACGATGTCGCTCGCCGACGTGGTGCCCACGCTCAGTCCCAGCATGGACATCCAAGTGTCGAGCAACCTCGAGCGCCTGCTGTTCGAGCTGGCGGGCCGCGACGGCGCGACCGTGGCGCGGCAGCTCGAGCAGTTCCGGGCCGAAGGCGCGGTGCGCCTGCCCGACGAAGCAATGGCCGAGGTCCGCGAGGTCTTCCGTGGCGTGCGCCTCGACGACGAAGCCACGCTCGCCGAGATCCGCTCGCTCCATGACCGCTCCGGAAGGTTCGTCGACCCCCACACGGCCGTCGGGCTCGGGGCGGCGCGCCAGGTGCACACCGACCCTGACGTGCCGATGGTGGTCCTGGCCACGGCGTCGGCCGCCAAGTTCCCCGATGCGGTCGAGCAGGCCACTGGCGAGCGCCCGGAGCTGCCCTCGTGGCTCGCCGACCTCCACGATCGACCCGAGCGCGTCTCCGTCCTCGACAACGACCTCGACCAGGTCCGGTCGTTCGTCCTCGATCGTGTCGCCGGTTGA
- a CDS encoding cofactor-independent phosphoglycerate mutase produces the protein MKYVVCVPDGCADQPVAALGGRTPLEAAELPTLQGLAARAEIGRAGVIPPGLPPGSDVGNMSIFGYDPAEYHTGRAPIEAAALGIDLADDQVAFRCNLVTVGDDGTMVDFAGGHPDSDAAANVIAELDAALGGDTPDGPVSFHPGVQYRHIVVAPASWADAECVPPHDLSDKAIIGPSGPAAGRLADLMERSRPIVGGSSLAANQIWLWGQGTRPQLPSFTSRWGLDAGLVTAVDLVRGLGVLAGVEVIDVEGATGWYDTNYEGKREAALDALADGADLFIIHVEATDEAGHAGNVEEKVKALENWDRRILAPLIGELDELGPWRMLLLPDHGTPVELKTHTPDPVPYLLFDSQTPVEGGRYTEAGVADRPLVPGHELMGRLVAVR, from the coding sequence ATGAAGTACGTCGTCTGCGTGCCCGATGGCTGCGCCGATCAGCCGGTGGCGGCGCTCGGCGGGCGGACTCCGCTGGAGGCGGCCGAGCTGCCCACGTTGCAGGGTTTGGCCGCCCGCGCCGAGATCGGACGGGCCGGCGTCATCCCTCCGGGGCTGCCGCCGGGCAGCGACGTCGGCAACATGTCGATCTTCGGTTACGACCCCGCCGAGTACCACACCGGCCGCGCGCCCATCGAGGCGGCCGCGCTCGGCATCGACCTGGCCGACGACCAAGTCGCCTTCCGCTGCAACCTGGTGACGGTCGGCGACGACGGCACCATGGTCGACTTCGCCGGCGGCCACCCCGACAGCGACGCCGCGGCCAACGTGATCGCGGAGCTCGACGCCGCGCTCGGCGGCGACACCCCCGACGGGCCGGTGTCGTTCCACCCGGGCGTGCAGTACCGCCACATCGTCGTGGCCCCCGCATCGTGGGCCGACGCGGAGTGCGTGCCGCCGCACGACCTGTCCGACAAGGCGATCATCGGTCCCTCCGGACCGGCCGCGGGACGCCTCGCCGATCTGATGGAACGCTCGCGGCCCATCGTGGGCGGTTCCTCGCTCGCCGCGAACCAGATCTGGCTGTGGGGCCAGGGCACGCGCCCGCAGCTCCCGTCGTTCACCTCGCGCTGGGGTCTCGACGCAGGGTTGGTCACGGCCGTCGACCTCGTGCGCGGGCTCGGCGTGCTCGCGGGCGTCGAGGTCATCGACGTCGAGGGCGCCACTGGCTGGTACGACACCAACTACGAAGGCAAGCGTGAAGCCGCGCTCGACGCGCTCGCGGACGGCGCCGACTTGTTCATCATCCACGTGGAGGCCACCGACGAAGCCGGCCACGCCGGCAACGTGGAAGAGAAGGTCAAGGCGCTCGAGAACTGGGACCGCCGCATCCTCGCGCCGTTGATCGGCGAGCTCGACGAGCTCGGTCCGTGGCGGATGTTGCTGCTGCCCGACCACGGCACGCCGGTCGAGCTCAAGACCCACACCCCCGACCCGGTGCCCTACCTGCTGTTCGACTCGCAGACCCCTGTGGAAGGCGGGCGCTACACCGAAGCCGGCGTGGCCGATCGGCCACTCGTGCCTGGTCACGAGCTGATGGGCCGCCTGGTCGCTGTTCGCTGA
- a CDS encoding response regulator, which translates to MATVLVVEDDPVILQLLEVNFELEGFSVVTAKDGFEGLTQAKEGRPDVIVTDIMMPRRSGLEMLADLKADGALAEIPVILLSAKAQTADVRAGLEAGAADYITKPFEPLDLLERVQRVLAS; encoded by the coding sequence GTGGCGACGGTATTGGTGGTCGAGGACGACCCGGTGATCCTGCAACTGCTCGAGGTCAACTTCGAGCTCGAGGGGTTCTCCGTGGTGACGGCGAAGGACGGCTTCGAAGGGCTGACCCAGGCGAAGGAGGGCCGGCCCGACGTGATCGTGACCGACATCATGATGCCCCGGCGGTCCGGCCTCGAGATGCTTGCCGACCTGAAGGCCGACGGCGCGCTGGCGGAGATCCCGGTGATCCTCTTGTCGGCCAAGGCGCAGACAGCGGACGTGCGGGCGGGTCTCGAAGCGGGCGCGGCCGACTACATCACCAAGCCGTTCGAGCCGCTCGATCTCCTCGAACGCGTGCAGCGGGTCCTCGCTTCCTGA
- a CDS encoding TetR/AcrR family transcriptional regulator → MGRVKGLRPEDTRRRVVDGAADAFAALGYEGARVTDIATAAGLSSGAMYNHFGSKAELLAAVVESHACNHLGDWFDTGAATSVLDMIRSYGTQLGSGSQPAAPLLIEAASTARRDPEVLAVLSEQVTIREAVFAEALAEAQANGEIAEEVDARAAARFMFMVLMGSALVQAMELPVPAPASWESLMERVVDAFRPEEEPRP, encoded by the coding sequence ATGGGTCGCGTCAAGGGGCTGAGGCCGGAGGACACCCGGCGCCGGGTGGTGGACGGCGCTGCCGACGCGTTCGCTGCGTTGGGGTACGAGGGGGCTCGGGTCACGGACATCGCCACCGCCGCCGGGCTGAGCAGCGGGGCGATGTACAACCACTTCGGGTCCAAGGCCGAGCTGCTGGCCGCGGTGGTGGAGAGCCACGCGTGCAACCACCTGGGTGACTGGTTCGACACCGGTGCCGCGACGAGCGTGCTCGACATGATCCGGTCCTACGGGACCCAGCTCGGCAGCGGCTCCCAGCCGGCGGCACCCTTGCTCATCGAGGCAGCATCGACGGCCCGGCGGGACCCGGAGGTGCTGGCCGTCCTCAGCGAGCAGGTGACGATTCGCGAAGCGGTCTTCGCCGAGGCGCTCGCCGAGGCTCAGGCCAACGGCGAGATCGCCGAGGAAGTCGACGCTCGCGCCGCGGCCCGGTTCATGTTCATGGTCCTCATGGGCTCTGCCCTCGTACAGGCGATGGAACTGCCGGTGCCCGCGCCGGCGAGCTGGGAATCGCTCATGGAGCGCGTCGTCGACGCGTTCCGACCCGAGGAGGAACCGCGACCATGA
- the lysA gene encoding diaminopimelate decarboxylase, with translation MSAPQPGSRPSGTPLPRELLPDTAAVGSSGQLFIGGCDTLELAAEFGTPLFVYDEAHLRSRCREALAAFGDGVAYATKAFLCRAMARLVYEEGLHLDVASGGELGVALAAGVPADRIVVHGNNKATAELVAAREAGVGRVVVDSFDELDRLDALHASDGRVARVLLRVTPGVEAHTHEYVRTGQDDSKFGFGLVSGDAARAVERAQGAASVELVGIHAHIGSQVFVAGFFEQAVEALAPFVVPLGLPELSIGGGLGVAYVAGETAPSITEWGTVVRLACEHHGITARVSAEPGRAIAAAAAVTLYTAGTIKELPGIRTYVACDGGFIDNPRPALYGSGYETFLPRALAASRGLSVRLVGKHCESGDVLVHEAAVPADLAVGDVIATPVTGAYGRSMGSNYNWLPRPAAVFVADGDARLVIRRETFDDLLATDVG, from the coding sequence GTGAGCGCCCCGCAGCCGGGGTCTCGGCCGTCGGGGACGCCGCTGCCGCGGGAGCTGCTACCCGACACGGCGGCCGTCGGGTCGTCAGGGCAGTTGTTCATCGGCGGGTGCGACACGCTCGAGCTCGCGGCCGAGTTCGGCACCCCGCTGTTCGTGTACGACGAAGCCCACCTCCGCAGCCGCTGTCGCGAGGCGCTCGCCGCGTTCGGCGACGGTGTCGCGTATGCCACCAAGGCGTTCTTGTGCCGCGCGATGGCGCGGCTCGTGTACGAAGAGGGCCTGCACCTCGACGTGGCGAGCGGGGGAGAGCTGGGTGTCGCGCTGGCGGCGGGGGTGCCGGCCGACCGCATCGTCGTGCACGGCAACAACAAGGCGACCGCCGAGCTGGTCGCGGCGCGCGAGGCGGGCGTCGGGCGCGTCGTGGTCGACTCGTTCGACGAGCTCGACCGCCTCGACGCGCTACACGCGTCCGACGGTCGGGTCGCCCGCGTGCTGCTGCGGGTCACGCCGGGCGTGGAGGCACACACTCACGAGTACGTCAGGACGGGCCAGGACGACTCCAAGTTCGGGTTCGGGTTGGTGTCCGGCGACGCAGCCCGAGCGGTGGAGCGTGCGCAAGGCGCTGCCTCTGTCGAGCTGGTCGGTATCCACGCCCACATCGGCTCGCAAGTGTTCGTGGCCGGGTTCTTCGAGCAGGCCGTCGAAGCGTTGGCCCCCTTCGTGGTGCCGCTGGGGTTGCCGGAGCTGTCGATCGGCGGCGGGCTCGGCGTGGCGTACGTCGCGGGCGAGACGGCTCCGTCGATCACCGAGTGGGGCACAGTCGTGCGCCTCGCGTGCGAGCACCACGGCATCACGGCCCGGGTGTCGGCGGAGCCGGGCCGCGCGATCGCGGCAGCTGCGGCCGTCACGCTGTACACCGCGGGCACCATCAAGGAGCTGCCCGGCATCCGCACGTACGTCGCGTGCGACGGCGGGTTCATCGACAACCCCCGTCCCGCGCTGTACGGCAGCGGCTACGAGACGTTCTTGCCCCGTGCGCTCGCGGCCTCCCGCGGCCTGTCCGTGCGCCTGGTCGGCAAGCACTGCGAGTCGGGCGACGTGCTGGTCCACGAGGCCGCGGTGCCGGCCGACCTGGCGGTGGGCGACGTGATCGCCACGCCGGTCACCGGCGCGTACGGCCGGTCGATGGGGTCGAACTACAACTGGCTCCCGCGGCCCGCAGCGGTGTTCGTCGCCGACGGTGACGCTCGGCTGGTCATCCGTCGCGAGACCTTCGACGACCTGCTCGCCACCGACGTCGGCTGA
- a CDS encoding nitroreductase family protein: MTTDPFVAPTLEEARERLRMPMVDAMQTQRAVRRLHTDPVDLELIYELLELSIKAPTSSNSQDWVYVVVTDRAQKERLGRVYVPIAKRVGAIVGERASEQDRRAMAPGLWQAEHFADIPLFVIPCYRSNLKHRSVGWPQLSVSSYYGSVYPAVQNLLLACRAVGLGASLQTLPIAFTPLAKQVLGLPRNLNPVCVIPIGWAKGKYGSTTRAAIEDVVHIDRYGNQPARADRG, from the coding sequence ATGACCACCGACCCCTTCGTCGCCCCCACCCTCGAGGAAGCCCGCGAGCGGCTGCGGATGCCGATGGTCGACGCCATGCAGACCCAACGAGCAGTGCGCCGCCTTCACACCGATCCCGTCGACCTCGAGCTGATCTACGAGCTGCTCGAGCTGTCGATCAAGGCGCCGACGTCGTCGAACTCGCAGGACTGGGTGTACGTCGTAGTGACGGACCGGGCCCAGAAGGAACGCCTCGGTCGCGTTTATGTGCCGATCGCGAAGCGCGTGGGAGCGATCGTCGGCGAGCGGGCCAGCGAACAGGACCGCCGGGCCATGGCACCCGGACTCTGGCAGGCCGAGCACTTCGCCGACATCCCCCTGTTCGTGATCCCCTGCTACCGCAGCAACCTCAAGCACCGCTCCGTTGGGTGGCCGCAGCTGTCGGTGTCCTCCTACTACGGGTCGGTCTATCCGGCAGTGCAGAACCTGCTGCTGGCCTGCCGGGCCGTAGGGCTGGGCGCATCGCTCCAGACCCTGCCCATCGCCTTCACGCCACTCGCCAAGCAGGTGCTCGGGCTGCCGAGGAACCTGAACCCGGTCTGCGTGATCCCCATCGGGTGGGCAAAGGGCAAGTACGGGTCCACGACCCGCGCGGCGATCGAGGACGTCGTCCACATCGACCGCTATGGCAACCAGCCCGCCCGCGCTGACCGGGGCTAG
- a CDS encoding LCP family protein codes for MTPRTTSGGRARPRRRPRRRSWGQRSLVGLGSLLTIVLLAGAGVVGWVNWRYGQLQRYHVNLRKAAAGEPENYLITGSDSRKGIVKGSKDAGAFLNGTYDAGQRSDSIMILRVDPAQKTARVLSIPRDLFVSYAPSNGKGNGRGKINGAFAISPQVLTDTISTTFGISINHFMQVDFVGFKRLVDAIGGLPVYFDTAMRDRNTGLDVEQPGCVKLDGDMALAFARSRHLQYQNSHGRWVSDEANDFGRIKRQQFLMRHAIARLNSQGYLTHPAELDHLASAFVATVTVDQGFSLGTLKSLADRFQSFDAEHLKSYTVPATRWYPAPDGSDALKIDQAAAQPILNMFRNHDEQQSSASFLSVGVYNGTGQAGQASNVAGALEKVGFGVTSVGNAATLGYSQIQSHTMIRYAPDDRAQADLLARSLTVVPQLVPDSRQTEGTVALITGTDFTTVEAHPRAATTGGAASSASTVAPDATSTTAGGLGGSGSESSSSSTSSSSTTTTSTTVLGRVPPDTAPAGVSCS; via the coding sequence GTGACCCCTCGCACTACCTCGGGTGGCCGGGCGCGCCCTCGCCGCCGCCCCCGACGCCGCTCATGGGGCCAACGATCCCTCGTCGGCCTCGGATCGTTGCTGACCATCGTCTTGCTCGCGGGCGCCGGCGTGGTCGGCTGGGTCAACTGGCGCTACGGCCAGCTCCAGCGGTACCACGTCAACTTGCGCAAGGCGGCCGCCGGCGAGCCCGAGAACTACCTCATCACCGGGTCCGACAGCCGCAAGGGCATCGTGAAAGGCTCCAAGGACGCGGGGGCGTTCCTCAACGGGACGTACGACGCCGGCCAGCGATCAGACTCGATCATGATCCTGCGGGTCGACCCTGCGCAGAAGACGGCGCGCGTGCTGTCGATCCCGCGCGACCTGTTCGTGTCGTACGCGCCGTCGAACGGCAAGGGCAACGGCCGCGGGAAGATCAACGGCGCGTTCGCGATCAGCCCGCAAGTGCTCACCGACACGATCAGCACCACGTTCGGCATCTCCATCAACCACTTCATGCAAGTCGACTTCGTGGGCTTCAAGCGCCTGGTCGACGCGATCGGCGGGCTGCCGGTCTACTTCGACACCGCCATGCGCGACCGCAACACCGGCCTCGACGTCGAACAACCGGGCTGCGTCAAGCTCGACGGCGACATGGCGCTCGCCTTCGCCCGGTCGCGGCACCTGCAGTACCAGAACAGCCACGGTCGTTGGGTGAGCGACGAAGCCAATGACTTCGGGCGGATCAAACGACAGCAGTTCCTCATGCGGCACGCGATCGCGCGGCTGAACAGCCAGGGCTACCTGACCCACCCCGCCGAGCTCGACCACCTGGCTTCGGCGTTCGTCGCCACCGTCACGGTCGACCAAGGCTTCAGCTTGGGCACGCTCAAGAGCCTCGCGGACCGTTTCCAGTCCTTCGACGCCGAGCACTTGAAGTCGTACACCGTTCCCGCCACGCGGTGGTATCCCGCGCCCGACGGGTCCGACGCGCTGAAGATCGACCAGGCCGCCGCGCAGCCGATCCTCAACATGTTCCGCAACCACGACGAGCAGCAGTCGTCGGCCTCGTTCCTGTCGGTCGGCGTCTACAACGGAACGGGCCAGGCGGGGCAGGCGTCGAACGTGGCGGGCGCGCTCGAGAAGGTCGGGTTCGGTGTCACGAGCGTCGGCAACGCCGCAACGCTCGGCTACTCGCAGATCCAGTCGCACACCATGATCCGCTACGCGCCTGACGACCGCGCGCAGGCCGACCTGCTGGCTCGCTCGCTGACGGTGGTGCCCCAGCTCGTGCCCGACTCGCGCCAGACAGAAGGCACCGTCGCGCTGATCACCGGCACCGACTTCACCACGGTCGAGGCCCATCCCAGAGCCGCGACGACCGGCGGCGCCGCTTCGTCGGCCAGCACCGTGGCACCAGATGCCACGTCGACGACCGCCGGCGGCCTGGGTGGGTCGGGGTCGGAGTCGTCGAGCAGCTCCACGTCGAGCTCCTCGACCACGACCACGTCGACCACGGTGCTGGGCCGGGTTCCCCCCGACACCGCCCCCGCCGGTGTCAGCTGCAGCTGA